In Paraflavitalea devenefica, the following are encoded in one genomic region:
- a CDS encoding TonB-dependent receptor, which produces MKQAFLLLLAVIFLTSVHGQEVNLIEVSGRVTDQEKHEPLADVSIQIKGTVQGTITSKTGEFTLRTKTKLPFTLVFSSIGFKEQELEVKSLGSNLQVALATQSFLGNEVVITASRVPENLLKSPVAIDKLDIRAIRQTAAPSFYDALENIKGVQMTTSSLTFKVPNTRGFNIPNNFRFMQLVDGVDMQAATLGVPLGNAIGPTELDIQSVEITPGAASALYGMNAVNGMANLLTRDPFTNQGLSVYHKTGVNHVDNKDHDAGILTETAIRYAKAFKNKFAFKINASYMQGIDWISNTRLDQNPNNKNTANPAYPALNGDNNIAFDGWNKYGDDALQLSNTVSITDLTIDDVSGRTLTVARTGYWEKDLVDPKVDNLKFDAALHYRLNSNTLLSYSYRIGKMDGVFQRGNKVKLDNVVVQNHHLQLKGINYSINAYVSRERTGNSYNVKPLADNMDLYTGGSGTAWAAKYKAALNAYASANGGELTSANLAAATAYARQQADASRAEPGTARFNRVKDSIIRINNWDIKSSTIPDAPVTGGAALIQKSNIYHVEGQWNLNKYVKVADILVGADARVYELIPDGNNFVDFSRPIAERNLPEKDGSYGSNVYYKKFGGFVQATKTFFDDKLKIFASLRYDYNPEFDPKFTPRVAAVYTLKEHHNIRFTFQQGYRFPALFEALSYVNNGRVKRVGILPIINEGLGFRENSYTQPSVAAFNAAVKAAGNTDQAALANRDLLKPANLPDGRPEGINSFEIGYKGVLLHNKLFIDFDAYANVYDGFLGQVQVYVPKGATIGSDTAVIAMIDRNRDAQPAKDATSTSPATAASKGQDRYRVYTNAINKYTTYGSSLGITYNVHKTYALSGNLNYNEIKGNATPDLFVTGFNTPKWTANVSFGNRAITKELGFNVTWRWQDAFLWESPLVTGRVAAYQTVDAQVTYRIPKVFSTIKVGGTDLLNHRYLQYAGGPTIGGLYYVAITVDGLLK; this is translated from the coding sequence ATGAAACAGGCATTTTTACTGCTATTGGCTGTTATCTTCCTAACTTCTGTTCATGGACAGGAGGTAAATCTTATTGAAGTATCGGGACGGGTAACAGACCAGGAAAAACATGAGCCACTGGCCGATGTGAGTATTCAGATCAAAGGAACTGTACAAGGTACCATTACCAGCAAAACAGGAGAGTTTACATTACGTACAAAAACAAAACTTCCCTTCACACTTGTTTTTTCTTCTATCGGATTTAAAGAACAGGAGCTGGAGGTAAAAAGCCTCGGTTCTAATCTCCAGGTAGCACTGGCCACCCAAAGCTTCCTGGGCAATGAGGTGGTAATTACTGCTTCCCGGGTGCCGGAGAATCTCCTGAAATCGCCGGTGGCGATTGATAAGCTCGATATCAGGGCTATCAGGCAAACGGCAGCCCCCAGCTTTTATGACGCCCTGGAAAATATCAAGGGTGTGCAGATGACCACCTCCAGCCTTACCTTCAAAGTACCTAATACCCGCGGCTTTAATATCCCCAATAATTTCCGTTTTATGCAATTGGTAGACGGTGTGGATATGCAGGCTGCCACGCTGGGCGTACCATTGGGCAATGCCATCGGCCCCACCGAGCTGGATATCCAGAGCGTTGAAATTACACCTGGTGCAGCCTCCGCATTATATGGTATGAACGCCGTGAATGGCATGGCCAACCTGTTGACCAGAGACCCTTTTACTAACCAGGGTTTAAGCGTTTACCACAAAACCGGCGTGAACCATGTAGACAATAAAGACCACGATGCAGGTATATTGACAGAAACAGCCATCCGCTATGCCAAAGCCTTTAAGAATAAGTTTGCTTTCAAGATCAACGCCAGCTACATGCAGGGCATTGACTGGATCTCCAATACACGCCTGGACCAGAACCCTAATAATAAGAATACTGCTAACCCTGCTTATCCTGCTTTGAACGGTGATAACAATATCGCGTTTGACGGCTGGAATAAATATGGGGATGACGCCTTACAGTTGAGCAATACTGTTTCTATTACTGACCTGACCATTGACGACGTAAGCGGCAGAACGTTAACAGTAGCCCGGACAGGTTATTGGGAAAAAGACCTGGTTGACCCGAAAGTGGATAACCTGAAATTTGATGCGGCTTTGCATTACCGTTTAAATTCCAACACCTTGTTGTCTTACTCTTACCGGATAGGTAAAATGGACGGGGTTTTCCAGCGTGGTAATAAGGTGAAACTGGATAATGTGGTGGTGCAAAACCATCACCTGCAGTTAAAAGGTATTAACTATAGCATCAATGCCTATGTTTCCCGGGAAAGGACGGGGAACTCGTACAATGTAAAGCCCCTGGCTGATAATATGGACCTTTATACAGGCGGTAGTGGTACGGCCTGGGCTGCCAAATATAAAGCGGCCCTGAATGCTTATGCTTCCGCCAATGGTGGTGAGTTAACCTCTGCCAACCTCGCTGCTGCAACAGCCTATGCCCGCCAGCAGGCAGATGCCAGCCGTGCTGAGCCGGGTACTGCACGATTCAACCGGGTAAAAGATTCTATTATCAGGATCAATAACTGGGACATCAAGTCCTCTACAATCCCCGATGCGCCTGTAACCGGCGGAGCGGCTTTGATCCAGAAGAGTAATATCTACCATGTAGAAGGCCAATGGAACCTGAACAAGTACGTGAAAGTGGCCGACATCCTGGTAGGCGCCGATGCGCGGGTGTATGAATTGATCCCAGATGGTAACAACTTTGTGGATTTCAGCCGGCCTATTGCTGAAAGGAACCTGCCTGAAAAGGACGGAAGCTATGGCAGTAATGTTTATTATAAAAAGTTTGGCGGTTTTGTGCAGGCTACCAAAACATTCTTTGATGATAAGCTCAAGATTTTCGCCTCCTTACGCTATGATTATAACCCGGAGTTTGATCCTAAATTCACGCCCCGCGTAGCCGCTGTATATACCCTGAAAGAGCACCATAATATCCGCTTTACTTTTCAGCAGGGGTACAGGTTCCCGGCCTTATTTGAGGCGCTGTCTTACGTAAACAATGGCCGCGTAAAGCGCGTAGGTATTCTACCTATTATCAATGAAGGATTAGGCTTCAGGGAGAACAGTTATACACAGCCATCTGTAGCGGCATTCAATGCGGCAGTGAAGGCAGCAGGCAATACTGACCAGGCTGCCCTCGCAAACAGAGACCTGTTAAAGCCTGCTAATTTGCCGGATGGACGGCCGGAGGGAATTAACTCTTTTGAGATCGGGTACAAAGGCGTTTTACTGCATAATAAGCTGTTTATTGACTTTGATGCTTATGCTAATGTTTATGATGGCTTCCTGGGCCAGGTACAGGTATATGTTCCGAAGGGTGCAACAATTGGTTCGGACACCGCCGTGATAGCGATGATTGATAGGAACCGCGATGCGCAACCTGCAAAGGATGCTACGTCCACTTCACCTGCTACGGCTGCCAGTAAGGGACAGGACCGCTACAGGGTTTATACCAATGCTATTAATAAGTACACTACTTATGGCTCTTCATTGGGTATTACTTATAATGTACACAAAACCTATGCACTTTCCGGTAACCTGAACTACAATGAGATCAAAGGAAATGCAACCCCCGATCTGTTTGTAACAGGATTTAATACACCGAAATGGACAGCCAATGTATCTTTTGGCAATCGTGCTATTACCAAGGAGTTAGGCTTTAATGTAACCTGGAGATGGCAGGATGCTTTCCTGTGGGAAAGCCCCCTGGTTACCGGCCGTGTAGCTGCTTATCAAACAGTGGATGCGCAGGTTACTTATCGCATACCCAAAGTATTCAGTACCATTAAAGTGGGCGGCACTGATCTTTTAAATCACCGCTACCTGCAATATGCCGGTGGGCCCACCATTGGCGGCTTGTATTATGTAGCTATTACGGTAGATGGGTTATTGAAATAA
- a CDS encoding TSUP family transporter gives MATEKENKEVPEVAVIGQDTNHLFPVFLRLEILEVLLVGAGNVGLEKLTAILGNAPAAHVSVVAAKISEQVRELAAGHAHVTIQERAFEEADLDGKDLVIIAVNDQAVSQSIRDAARTRKILVNAADKPDQCDFYLSSVVQKGNLKIAISTNGKSPTAAKRIKEVLNKALPGELNEVINNLHVVRNRLNGNFEYKVKRLNELTKILIERDTAEKERRWRKIATYSLIIFALMLVGHFIFSYLPIQQMADDTVKWYQTLDKNFHWMVLAGFLAQLVDGALGMGYGVTSATILLSAGVNLAAISGSIHTAEMFASGASGYSHYKFGNVNKKLFKILVIPGVIGAILGAVLLSLYGDTHTPYLRPIMACYTMFLGLRIFYNAFKKQQQKPKKFKRYGLLAGAGGFLDSFGGGGWGPIVTTTLITKGRSPRFVIGSVSLTEFFVTLASAFTFFTLLGVTHWQVIVALIIGGLLAAPIAAKLTGKLPRKTSLILLGLLVMFWSIKIIIKIF, from the coding sequence ATGGCGACAGAGAAAGAAAATAAGGAAGTGCCGGAAGTGGCTGTGATTGGGCAGGACACCAATCACCTGTTCCCGGTATTTCTCCGGCTGGAGATCCTGGAGGTATTATTGGTGGGCGCCGGTAATGTGGGCCTGGAAAAGCTGACGGCCATCCTGGGCAATGCGCCCGCTGCCCATGTTTCCGTAGTGGCTGCCAAAATATCGGAACAGGTACGCGAGCTGGCCGCAGGACATGCGCACGTAACCATTCAGGAACGTGCTTTTGAAGAAGCTGACCTGGATGGCAAGGACCTGGTGATTATAGCCGTGAATGATCAGGCGGTAAGCCAGTCTATCCGCGATGCCGCCAGGACCAGAAAGATACTGGTCAATGCTGCCGATAAGCCCGATCAGTGTGATTTTTACCTGAGCTCAGTGGTGCAGAAAGGTAACCTGAAGATTGCGATCTCTACTAACGGTAAGTCACCCACGGCGGCCAAGCGCATCAAGGAAGTGCTCAACAAAGCATTGCCCGGTGAGCTGAATGAAGTGATCAATAACCTGCATGTAGTACGTAACCGCCTGAATGGGAACTTTGAATACAAGGTAAAGCGCCTGAATGAGCTCACTAAGATTCTGATAGAACGGGATACGGCAGAGAAAGAAAGGCGCTGGAGAAAGATTGCTACTTATTCATTGATCATTTTTGCCTTGATGCTGGTAGGGCATTTCATTTTCTCTTACCTGCCTATCCAGCAGATGGCCGATGATACTGTAAAGTGGTACCAGACACTGGATAAGAATTTCCATTGGATGGTACTGGCCGGTTTCCTGGCCCAACTGGTAGATGGCGCTTTGGGAATGGGTTATGGTGTTACCAGTGCTACCATCCTGTTATCGGCGGGTGTTAACCTGGCCGCCATCAGCGGCAGTATCCATACGGCTGAAATGTTTGCCAGTGGGGCCTCAGGGTATAGCCATTATAAATTTGGTAACGTCAACAAGAAGCTGTTTAAAATATTGGTTATTCCCGGTGTGATTGGGGCTATTTTGGGTGCGGTATTGCTATCACTGTATGGCGATACGCATACGCCTTATTTGCGCCCTATTATGGCCTGCTATACTATGTTCCTGGGCCTTAGGATCTTTTACAATGCCTTTAAAAAGCAGCAACAAAAGCCTAAGAAGTTCAAGCGTTATGGCTTGCTGGCAGGAGCAGGTGGCTTCCTTGATTCTTTTGGCGGCGGTGGCTGGGGTCCGATTGTTACCACCACGCTGATCACCAAGGGCAGAAGCCCCCGTTTTGTCATTGGCTCTGTAAGTCTTACCGAGTTTTTTGTAACACTGGCCAGCGCCTTTACCTTCTTTACTTTATTGGGTGTTACCCACTGGCAGGTAATTGTAGCGCTGATCATTGGTGGCTTACTGGCAGCTCCTATTGCTGCTAAGTTAACCGGTAAATTACCCCGGAAAACATCTTTGATCTTATTGGGATTGCTGGTGATGTTCTGGAGTATTAAGATCATTATTAAGATATTCTGA
- a CDS encoding NADPH-dependent assimilatory sulfite reductase hemoprotein subunit, with product MSTNKNLSPIEKIKVESNALRGTLKESLHDEVTGAIREDDTALIKFHGMYQQDDRDRREERSAKKLEWLYSYMVRLRLPGGFLSPQQWEGLHHIAGDHSTGVIKITTRQTIQLHGILKSHIKPTLQAFNTIHLDAIAACGDVNRNVVCGAHPKQSPIHEEVFQYAGKLSQLALPKTKAYYEVWLNEKPLVDKKEEEDPLYQERYLPRKFKIAIAIPPHNDVDVFTNDLGLIAIVEKGKLIGFNIAVGGGLGTTHGNASTYPRLGTILGFVRGEEKTLKAAYEVITVQRDFGNRSDRKLSRLKYTVDKMGVEAFKAELEKRCGFTLEEAKPFTFNHRPDYYGWHQNHEGKWYYTVFSENGRILDDDQVALKTALLEVAKTGKANFRFTCNQNVIISDIEQKDKKAVEDILQQFGIIAHTEKAGAIRRSAIACVAFNTCPLALAEAQRYLPTLISKIEPLMDKYKISDDEISIRMTGCPNGCGRPYAAEIGFVGTAYGQYNMHLGGDRDGFRLNKKYKDSLDETAILQELDNLFGIYSKKRKKGETFGDFAVREQWVTI from the coding sequence ATGAGCACCAATAAGAATTTATCGCCCATTGAAAAGATCAAGGTTGAAAGTAATGCGTTGCGTGGCACATTAAAGGAGAGCCTGCATGATGAAGTGACCGGGGCAATTCGTGAAGATGATACGGCATTGATCAAGTTCCATGGCATGTACCAGCAGGATGACCGTGACCGCCGGGAAGAGCGGAGCGCCAAAAAGTTGGAATGGCTGTACTCCTATATGGTGCGTTTGCGCCTGCCGGGTGGTTTTCTGAGCCCACAGCAGTGGGAAGGTTTACATCATATTGCCGGTGACCATTCTACCGGTGTGATCAAGATCACTACGCGGCAAACGATTCAACTGCACGGCATTCTTAAATCGCATATTAAGCCCACTTTACAGGCTTTTAATACTATTCACCTGGATGCCATTGCCGCCTGCGGCGATGTGAACCGGAATGTGGTGTGTGGCGCGCACCCTAAGCAGTCGCCCATTCACGAAGAAGTGTTTCAATATGCCGGCAAACTGAGCCAACTGGCCTTGCCGAAAACAAAAGCTTATTACGAGGTATGGCTGAATGAAAAGCCATTGGTGGACAAAAAGGAGGAAGAAGATCCTTTATACCAGGAACGTTACCTGCCCCGTAAGTTTAAGATCGCTATTGCTATTCCTCCGCATAATGATGTGGATGTGTTTACGAACGACCTCGGTCTGATTGCCATTGTAGAAAAAGGCAAACTGATAGGATTCAATATTGCCGTAGGTGGCGGTTTGGGAACTACGCATGGCAATGCGAGCACTTACCCCCGGCTGGGCACTATACTGGGTTTTGTGCGGGGTGAAGAGAAAACGTTGAAGGCGGCCTATGAAGTGATTACTGTTCAGCGTGACTTTGGCAACCGCAGCGACCGTAAGTTGTCTCGCTTAAAATATACTGTTGACAAAATGGGCGTGGAAGCTTTTAAGGCGGAGCTTGAAAAGCGTTGCGGCTTTACACTGGAAGAAGCCAAGCCTTTCACTTTCAACCATCGCCCCGATTATTACGGCTGGCACCAGAACCATGAAGGAAAATGGTATTATACCGTATTTTCTGAAAATGGACGTATACTGGACGACGACCAGGTAGCCTTAAAAACTGCGCTGCTGGAAGTAGCTAAAACCGGTAAAGCCAATTTCCGGTTCACTTGTAACCAGAATGTCATTATCAGTGACATTGAGCAAAAAGATAAGAAAGCGGTAGAAGATATTTTGCAGCAATTTGGTATCATTGCACACACTGAAAAAGCAGGTGCAATACGGCGTAGTGCTATTGCCTGTGTGGCATTTAATACCTGCCCGCTGGCCCTTGCAGAAGCGCAACGTTATCTGCCCACGCTGATCAGTAAGATCGAGCCATTGATGGATAAGTACAAGATCAGTGATGATGAGATCTCTATACGTATGACAGGCTGCCCCAATGGTTGCGGCCGGCCTTATGCAGCGGAGATCGGGTTTGTAGGCACTGCTTATGGCCAATACAATATGCACCTGGGAGGCGATCGCGATGGCTTCCGGCTGAATAAAAAGTATAAGGACAGCCTGGATGAAACAGCTATCCTGCAGGAACTGGATAACCTGTTTGGCATCTATAGCAAAAAGAGAAAGAAAGGAGAGACCTTTGGTGACTTCGCGGTTCGCGAACAATGGGTTACGATTTAA